A single genomic interval of Burkholderia sp. HI2500 harbors:
- a CDS encoding alkaline phosphatase family protein — MSFLGKQRKVVAMVAGALALAGAGAHAAQQDGDSQGEDRGHASRVVKHVLLISVDGLHEQDLARCIGANTCPNIAVLAKSGVTYTNAYTPGLSDSFPGLAALVTGGSPKTAGLFYDVSYDRNLYAPGDTSCSGKQGWNVVFDETTGIDAQNGGALVHLDGGGAFNPQAIPNAKVNGKCVPVYPHNYVKTNTVFEAVKAGIPNATTAWADKHAWGYDWLNGPSGTGVDDLMRTEINSIDPVTKTDYTDVYSHTAQFDNLHVQALINQINGRDSTGTKSAPVPTLFGGNFQTLSVAQKAPVAKGGGYLDANFTPNGQVANAITYVDNSIGHIVAALKQANLYASTAVIVTAKHGQSPTDRTKLVKNGDTLTKLLEANNYVDPNGNFGQNNTKTGNLNDGSGLVDTGFVQTDDVGLIWLRDRNQRTAVVQTLKANLGCNAPGICADGPQAYVLYGAALADRFGDPANGRTPDIIVQPNPGVIYTSSTKKDEEHGGNAPDDSHLGLLVSYPGLHRARTVTDTVGTKQVAPTILGLLGANPRLLHAVVAENTGVLPGLGIDRH; from the coding sequence ATGTCTTTCCTTGGTAAGCAGCGGAAGGTGGTGGCGATGGTGGCAGGCGCGCTGGCGCTCGCCGGTGCGGGTGCGCACGCCGCGCAGCAGGACGGCGACAGTCAGGGCGAGGATCGCGGCCACGCGAGCCGCGTCGTGAAGCACGTGCTGCTGATCAGCGTCGACGGCCTGCACGAGCAGGATCTCGCGCGCTGCATCGGCGCGAACACGTGCCCGAACATCGCGGTGCTCGCGAAAAGCGGCGTGACGTACACGAATGCCTATACGCCGGGCCTGTCGGATTCGTTCCCGGGCCTCGCCGCGCTCGTGACGGGCGGCTCGCCGAAGACGGCCGGCCTGTTCTACGACGTGTCGTACGATCGCAACCTGTACGCGCCGGGCGACACGAGCTGCTCGGGCAAGCAGGGCTGGAACGTCGTGTTCGACGAGACGACCGGCATCGATGCCCAGAACGGCGGCGCGCTCGTCCACCTCGACGGCGGCGGCGCGTTCAACCCGCAGGCGATCCCGAACGCGAAGGTCAACGGCAAGTGCGTGCCGGTCTATCCGCACAACTACGTGAAGACCAACACCGTGTTCGAGGCCGTGAAGGCCGGCATCCCGAACGCGACCACCGCATGGGCCGACAAGCACGCGTGGGGCTACGACTGGCTGAACGGGCCGTCGGGCACCGGCGTCGACGACCTGATGCGCACCGAGATCAACTCGATCGACCCGGTGACGAAGACGGACTACACCGACGTCTATTCGCATACCGCGCAGTTCGACAACCTGCACGTGCAGGCGCTGATCAACCAGATCAACGGCCGTGACTCGACGGGCACGAAGAGCGCGCCGGTGCCGACGCTGTTCGGCGGCAACTTCCAGACGCTCAGCGTCGCGCAGAAGGCGCCGGTCGCGAAGGGCGGCGGCTATCTCGATGCGAACTTCACGCCGAACGGCCAGGTCGCGAACGCGATCACGTACGTCGACAACTCGATCGGCCATATCGTCGCGGCGCTGAAGCAGGCGAACCTGTATGCGTCGACGGCCGTGATCGTCACGGCGAAGCATGGCCAGTCGCCGACCGATCGCACGAAGCTCGTGAAGAACGGCGACACGCTGACGAAGCTGCTCGAAGCGAACAACTACGTCGACCCGAACGGCAACTTCGGCCAGAACAACACGAAGACGGGCAACCTGAACGACGGCTCCGGCCTGGTCGACACGGGTTTCGTGCAGACCGACGACGTCGGCCTGATCTGGCTGCGCGACCGCAACCAGCGCACGGCCGTGGTGCAGACGCTGAAGGCGAACCTGGGCTGCAACGCGCCGGGGATCTGCGCGGACGGCCCGCAGGCGTACGTGCTGTACGGCGCGGCGCTTGCTGACCGCTTCGGCGATCCGGCCAACGGCCGCACGCCGGACATCATCGTCCAGCCGAATCCGGGCGTGATCTACACGTCGAGCACGAAGAAGGACGAGGAGCACGGCGGCAACGCGCCGGACGACAGCCACCTCGGCCTGCTCGTGTCGTACCCGGGCCTGCATCGCGCACGCACGGTGACCGACACGGTCGGCACGAAACAGGTCGCGCCGACGATCCTCGGGCTGCTCGGCGCGAACCCGCGCCTGCTGCATGCGGTGGTGGCCGAGAATACCGGCGTGCTGCCGGGGCTGGGCATCGATCGGCACTGA
- a CDS encoding LysR substrate-binding domain-containing protein, translating to MKHLYPNVSELHAFTCSAKYLNFSYAARELGLTPSAVSRQIANLEALFGVKLFVREGRSLVLTRAGQVYHARVAGPLREIGNASIELLSARENGDLLTIASVPTFTTKWLVPRLSRFLAVAPGVTLSFRRHLAHGDIFPFGLDAAIRYGDGAWEGVRSDYLDGRTFVPVCTREFGERHALRTPADAVTAPRLVHEQAEIAWSAWAERHRATQMNALAGPRFEQYSVLIQGAQAGLGLALVPRFLIADNLAAGTLVEPFDAPVEVDAQGHYLCYAPERLETSEALRHFRAWMLDECAPA from the coding sequence ATGAAGCACCTGTATCCGAACGTCTCGGAACTGCATGCATTCACCTGTTCTGCGAAGTATCTGAACTTCTCGTACGCGGCCCGCGAACTGGGCCTGACGCCCAGCGCGGTCAGCCGGCAGATCGCGAATCTCGAGGCGCTGTTCGGTGTGAAGCTGTTCGTGCGCGAGGGGCGCAGCCTCGTGCTCACGCGTGCCGGGCAGGTGTACCACGCACGCGTCGCCGGCCCGCTGCGCGAGATCGGCAACGCGTCGATCGAACTGCTGAGCGCGCGCGAAAACGGCGACCTGCTGACGATCGCCAGCGTGCCGACGTTTACGACCAAGTGGCTCGTGCCGCGGCTCTCGCGTTTCCTGGCCGTCGCGCCGGGCGTCACGCTGAGCTTTCGCCGCCATCTCGCGCACGGCGACATCTTTCCGTTCGGGCTCGACGCGGCGATCCGCTACGGCGACGGAGCATGGGAAGGCGTGCGAAGCGATTACCTGGACGGGCGAACCTTCGTGCCGGTCTGTACGCGCGAATTCGGCGAGCGGCACGCGTTGCGCACGCCCGCCGACGCCGTCACGGCGCCGCGCCTCGTGCACGAGCAGGCCGAAATCGCGTGGTCCGCGTGGGCGGAACGCCATCGCGCCACGCAGATGAACGCGCTCGCCGGGCCGCGCTTCGAACAGTATTCGGTGCTGATCCAGGGCGCGCAGGCGGGCCTCGGGCTCGCGCTCGTGCCGCGTTTCCTGATCGCGGACAATCTCGCGGCCGGCACGCTCGTCGAACCGTTCGACGCGCCCGTCGAGGTCGACGCGCAGGGGCACTACCTGTGCTACGCGCCGGAGCGCCTCGAGACGAGCGAAGCGTTGCGGCACTTCAGGGCATGGATGCTGGACGAATGCGCGCCGGCGTAA
- a CDS encoding ABC transporter permease, with product MPASTAPALADGVPISRNRPVRPSAGRFLLHALVAVFGLYLLLPIVLLLIGSVGQSWTNTLLPTGFTWHWFADLAGNRSFTRAFGVSLTVALACCALNAVIGLPLAYALHHRAQAGRGMATRLVMLMPVAVPALTLGFGYIAIFSGDTLPWLGTLPLMIGAHAVLTLPYLLQTLLSDLRHLGLARLEACAATLGATPLRQFVTIVLPNLRHSLFSGLVMVAALSIGEFQISNLIAGFRYRNYPIVLLQAFYGASGMACAATVVLLVLAVLATLVSVGTVQRMK from the coding sequence ATGCCTGCGTCTACCGCCCCGGCCCTGGCCGATGGTGTTCCGATTTCGCGTAACAGGCCGGTGCGCCCGAGTGCCGGACGCTTCTTGCTGCACGCGCTCGTCGCGGTGTTCGGGCTCTACCTGTTGCTGCCGATCGTGCTGCTGCTGATCGGCTCGGTCGGCCAGTCGTGGACGAATACGCTGCTGCCGACCGGCTTCACCTGGCACTGGTTCGCCGATCTCGCCGGAAATCGCAGTTTCACCCGCGCATTCGGCGTGAGCCTGACGGTGGCGCTGGCGTGTTGCGCGCTCAACGCGGTGATCGGCCTGCCGCTCGCATATGCGCTGCATCACCGTGCGCAGGCCGGGCGCGGCATGGCGACCCGCCTCGTGATGCTGATGCCGGTGGCCGTGCCCGCGCTGACGCTCGGCTTCGGCTATATCGCGATCTTCAGCGGCGACACGCTGCCCTGGCTCGGCACGCTGCCGCTGATGATCGGGGCCCACGCGGTGCTGACGCTGCCGTACCTGCTGCAGACGCTGCTCAGCGATCTGCGCCACCTCGGGCTCGCACGCCTCGAGGCCTGCGCGGCGACGCTCGGTGCGACGCCGCTGCGCCAGTTCGTCACGATCGTGTTGCCGAACCTGCGGCACAGCCTGTTCTCGGGGCTCGTGATGGTGGCCGCGCTGTCGATCGGCGAATTCCAGATCTCGAACCTGATCGCCGGCTTTCGCTATCGCAACTATCCGATCGTGCTGCTGCAGGCGTTCTACGGCGCGTCGGGGATGGCGTGCGCGGCGACCGTCGTGCTGCTCGTCCTCGCCGTGCTCGCGACGCTCGTATCGGTCGGCACCGTGCAACGTATGAAGTGA
- a CDS encoding ABC transporter ATP-binding protein translates to MSLEFEHVSFQYPGARHGVDDVTLSAAQGELLAVMGRSGSGKSTLLRLAAGLLDGGSGRIVIGGADMAGVPVWRREVGMVFQHYALFPNLSVADNVAYGLKMRGVAAHARRQRARDMLERVGLAAHAERGIAMLSGGQQQRVALARALVIEPKLLLLDEPLAALDAGIRHQLRDEIRALQRACGATTLLVTHDQDEALSMADRVAIVDGGRVLQVGTPRDLYERPASAQVARFVGHSTLLRGRVTAHDTVDVRFATLRVETGGHRPGAEVEVLVRPEHVEADPPAHGVNRIDGAPGDVRYFGATQRYDFIPAGSADPLLCEGRVPATRRIAIDPRHLLVLPAAPDAQ, encoded by the coding sequence ATGAGTCTCGAGTTCGAACACGTCAGTTTCCAGTATCCCGGCGCGCGACACGGCGTCGACGACGTCACGCTGTCCGCCGCGCAAGGCGAACTGCTCGCGGTGATGGGGCGCAGCGGCTCCGGCAAGTCCACGCTGCTGCGGCTCGCGGCCGGCCTGCTCGACGGCGGCAGCGGCCGCATCGTGATCGGCGGTGCCGACATGGCCGGCGTGCCGGTATGGCGGCGCGAGGTCGGCATGGTGTTCCAGCACTACGCGCTGTTTCCGAACCTGTCGGTGGCCGACAACGTCGCGTACGGGCTGAAAATGCGCGGCGTCGCGGCGCATGCGCGGCGGCAGCGTGCGCGCGACATGCTCGAGCGCGTCGGCCTGGCGGCGCATGCGGAGCGCGGCATCGCGATGCTGTCCGGCGGCCAGCAGCAGCGCGTCGCGCTGGCGCGTGCGCTCGTGATCGAGCCGAAGCTGCTGCTGCTCGACGAGCCGCTGGCCGCGCTCGACGCCGGCATCCGCCATCAGCTGCGCGACGAGATTCGCGCGCTGCAGCGCGCGTGCGGCGCGACGACGCTGCTCGTCACGCACGACCAGGACGAGGCGCTGAGCATGGCCGACCGCGTCGCGATCGTCGACGGCGGGCGCGTGCTGCAGGTGGGCACGCCGCGCGACCTGTACGAGCGGCCCGCGTCCGCGCAGGTCGCGCGCTTCGTCGGCCATTCGACGCTGCTGCGCGGCCGCGTGACCGCGCACGATACGGTCGACGTGCGGTTCGCGACGCTGCGCGTCGAGACCGGCGGGCACCGGCCGGGCGCCGAGGTCGAGGTGCTGGTGCGGCCCGAGCACGTGGAGGCCGATCCGCCGGCGCACGGCGTGAACCGCATCGACGGCGCGCCGGGCGACGTGCGCTACTTCGGCGCGACGCAACGCTACGACTTCATTCCCGCCGGCTCGGCCGACCCGCTGCTGTGCGAAGGCCGCGTGCCGGCCACCCGGCGGATCGCGATCGACCCGCGCCATCTGCTCGTGCTGCCGGCCGCGCCGGACGCGCAATGA
- a CDS encoding extracellular solute-binding protein, whose protein sequence is MPAGHPLVKTLRAGVLALCAFAALAAAPAHAAPLYPGEDALYAKAADEGLVVSFDTGPEWANWKALFAEFRKRYPKVEITYNDIGSAATVVSLDKSRRRPQADTAYYFAASALDAESKDVVAPFKPVNFDKLPDVFRSADGRWFAVHSLNIAFLVNRKLVKNVPQRWSDLLKPEYRNAVVYLDPRSTGQGQVAVFAAAYANGGSVENPKPGAEFLGKLKRAGNVLRVEGTTPYAKFVKGEIPILIGYENDGLKAKYVDGMGDAADVVIPQDGSVSAPYAMSLVKNGPNPSAAQLWLNLVMSDVGQGLFAQGFVRPAVPGTPVAPDVAAKLPKAPQVRPLDVAKAAARKTEIDQLWSQATLGQ, encoded by the coding sequence ATGCCTGCAGGCCACCCTCTTGTGAAGACCCTACGCGCCGGCGTGCTGGCGCTCTGCGCGTTCGCGGCGCTGGCCGCCGCGCCGGCGCACGCCGCGCCGCTGTATCCGGGCGAGGACGCGCTGTATGCGAAGGCCGCCGACGAAGGGCTCGTCGTGTCATTCGACACGGGCCCCGAATGGGCGAACTGGAAGGCGCTGTTCGCCGAGTTCCGCAAGCGCTATCCGAAGGTCGAGATCACCTACAACGACATCGGCTCGGCCGCGACCGTGGTGTCGCTGGACAAGTCGCGCCGCCGTCCGCAGGCCGATACCGCGTACTACTTCGCCGCGTCGGCGCTCGACGCCGAAAGCAAGGATGTCGTCGCGCCGTTCAAGCCGGTCAACTTCGACAAGCTGCCGGACGTGTTTCGCTCGGCGGACGGCCGCTGGTTCGCGGTGCACTCGCTGAACATCGCGTTCCTCGTCAACCGCAAGCTCGTGAAGAACGTGCCGCAGCGCTGGTCCGACCTGCTGAAGCCGGAGTATCGCAACGCGGTCGTCTATCTCGACCCGCGTTCGACCGGGCAAGGGCAGGTCGCCGTGTTCGCGGCAGCCTATGCGAACGGCGGCAGCGTCGAGAACCCGAAGCCCGGCGCGGAATTCCTTGGCAAGCTGAAGCGCGCGGGCAACGTGCTGCGTGTCGAAGGCACGACGCCTTATGCGAAGTTCGTGAAGGGCGAGATTCCGATCCTGATCGGCTACGAGAACGACGGCCTGAAGGCGAAGTACGTCGACGGCATGGGCGACGCGGCCGACGTCGTGATTCCGCAGGACGGCAGCGTATCGGCGCCGTATGCGATGAGCCTCGTGAAGAACGGCCCGAACCCGTCCGCCGCGCAGCTGTGGCTCAACCTGGTGATGAGCGACGTCGGGCAGGGGCTGTTCGCGCAGGGCTTCGTGCGGCCGGCCGTGCCCGGCACGCCGGTCGCGCCGGATGTCGCGGCGAAGCTGCCGAAGGCGCCGCAGGTGCGTCCGCTCGACGTGGCGAAGGCGGCCGCACGCAAGACCGAGATCGACCAGCTCTGGTCGCAGGCGACGCTCGGCCAGTAA
- a CDS encoding ABC transporter permease has translation MQTSLAERGALRRFGAVPAAVLLAVCFALPLAALVGSAFTDGGRAFGAVLRDPLVADAIARSLALAVGAGTLSVGVGVPVAFALAGQSPARRHWTLALLGVPLAFSGLVIAYGFILAFGRAGFVTTLAASLGADPTVLGGAIYTMPGLAVAYAYYLIPRVALMIYPALANLDRRPLEAALTLGARPWRAWLDVAWRELWPSVASAWCLVTAIALGTYGTALALAGTQINILPLLMYLKLSDGQTDFSQAAVLSIVLTAICTCVLALGEGLVRQRRHG, from the coding sequence ATGCAGACCTCCCTGGCGGAACGCGGCGCGCTGCGCCGCTTCGGCGCGGTGCCGGCGGCGGTATTGCTGGCGGTGTGCTTCGCGCTGCCGCTCGCCGCGCTCGTCGGCTCGGCCTTCACGGACGGCGGCCGCGCGTTCGGCGCGGTGCTGCGCGATCCGCTCGTCGCCGATGCGATCGCACGATCGCTGGCGCTGGCGGTGGGCGCCGGCACGCTGTCGGTCGGCGTCGGCGTGCCGGTCGCATTCGCGCTGGCGGGGCAGTCGCCCGCCCGCCGCCATTGGACGCTCGCGCTGCTCGGCGTGCCGCTCGCGTTCTCCGGGCTCGTGATCGCGTACGGCTTCATCCTCGCGTTCGGCCGTGCCGGCTTCGTCACCACGCTCGCGGCGTCGCTGGGCGCGGACCCGACCGTGCTCGGCGGCGCGATCTACACGATGCCGGGGCTGGCGGTCGCGTATGCGTATTACCTGATCCCGCGGGTCGCGCTGATGATCTACCCGGCGCTCGCGAATCTCGACCGGCGGCCGCTCGAGGCGGCACTGACGCTCGGCGCGCGGCCGTGGCGTGCGTGGCTCGACGTCGCGTGGCGCGAACTGTGGCCGTCGGTCGCGTCCGCGTGGTGCCTCGTCACGGCGATCGCGCTCGGCACCTACGGCACGGCGCTCGCGCTGGCCGGCACGCAGATCAACATCCTGCCGCTGCTGATGTATCTGAAGCTGTCGGACGGGCAAACCGATTTCTCGCAGGCGGCCGTGCTGTCGATCGTGCTGACGGCGATCTGCACCTGCGTTCTTGCATTGGGGGAAGGCCTTGTACGGCAACGACGTCATGGATGA
- a CDS encoding TIGR00725 family protein — protein MDEWSEAACDALAQLAQRQRGARGHRMPVGVIGPREATDEQMRVAQRIAHALAAAGVAIVGGGKQGVMEAAARGVHAAGGCAIGLLPEDDATLANPYLSVALPTGLGITRNALVARASLCLIAVGGGLGTLSEIALGLQWGKPVFAICDAPRVAGAECFDEADPLVARVARWLADSA, from the coding sequence ATGGATGAGTGGTCGGAAGCGGCGTGCGACGCGCTGGCGCAACTCGCGCAGCGGCAGCGCGGCGCGCGGGGGCACCGCATGCCGGTCGGCGTGATCGGTCCGCGCGAGGCGACCGACGAGCAGATGCGGGTCGCGCAGCGGATCGCGCATGCGCTCGCGGCGGCGGGTGTCGCCATCGTCGGCGGCGGCAAGCAGGGCGTGATGGAGGCGGCCGCGCGCGGCGTGCATGCGGCCGGCGGGTGCGCGATCGGGCTGCTGCCGGAAGACGATGCGACGCTCGCGAATCCCTACCTGAGCGTCGCGCTGCCGACCGGGCTCGGCATCACGCGCAACGCACTGGTCGCGCGTGCGTCGCTGTGCCTGATCGCAGTCGGCGGCGGGCTCGGCACGCTGTCCGAGATCGCGCTCGGGTTGCAGTGGGGCAAGCCGGTGTTCGCGATTTGCGACGCGCCGCGCGTGGCGGGCGCCGAATGCTTCGACGAAGCGGATCCGCTCGTGGCGCGGGTCGCGCGGTGGCTGGCTGATTCGGCGTAG
- a CDS encoding YqaE/Pmp3 family membrane protein — protein sequence MRLLLALLLPWFQFFTIGRPIAGIICLILQITIIGWLPAAIWSVYALSQYKTDRKIEAALGERR from the coding sequence ATGCGCCTTTTGCTTGCCCTGCTGTTGCCGTGGTTCCAGTTCTTCACGATCGGCCGCCCGATCGCCGGGATCATCTGCCTGATCCTGCAAATTACGATCATCGGCTGGCTGCCCGCCGCGATCTGGTCGGTGTATGCATTGAGCCAGTACAAGACCGACCGCAAGATCGAAGCGGCGTTGGGCGAGCGGCGGTAG
- the cydB gene encoding cytochrome d ubiquinol oxidase subunit II: protein MDVTVIWAAIIALGLFMYVVLDGFDLGIGIVFPFFPDEKERDLMMNTVAPVWDGNETWLVLGGAGLFAVFPVVYSTVLSALYLPLIFMLVCLIFRGVSFEIRAKARRTKQLWDLAFIGGSAGATFFQGIALGAFLQGINVKDGVFAGDAFDWLTPFSLLTGLGLIVTYALLGCCWLVAKTEGDLQRRLHRVVWPLTVVLLGFIAVVSLWTPLQDPAIAQRWFDSGLFWRLLPVPFLVAGCAVWMRRAVRARHDMTPFVLALALVLLGYVGLLVTLFPYAIPQTMTIWEAAAPRSSQTFTLVGAAVILPIIIAYTTMGYWVFRGKVRHEDQHYYHH, encoded by the coding sequence ATGGACGTCACCGTAATCTGGGCCGCGATCATCGCATTGGGGCTCTTCATGTACGTCGTGCTCGACGGCTTCGACCTCGGCATCGGCATCGTCTTCCCGTTCTTCCCGGACGAGAAGGAACGCGACCTGATGATGAACACCGTCGCACCCGTGTGGGACGGCAACGAGACGTGGCTCGTGCTCGGCGGCGCCGGGCTGTTCGCGGTGTTTCCGGTCGTCTATTCGACCGTGCTGTCGGCGCTGTACCTGCCGCTGATCTTCATGCTGGTGTGCCTGATCTTCCGCGGCGTGTCGTTCGAGATCCGCGCGAAGGCGCGGCGCACGAAGCAGCTGTGGGATCTCGCGTTCATCGGCGGCTCGGCCGGCGCGACGTTCTTCCAGGGGATCGCGCTCGGCGCGTTCCTGCAAGGCATCAACGTGAAGGATGGCGTATTCGCGGGCGATGCGTTCGACTGGCTCACGCCGTTCAGCCTGCTGACCGGCCTCGGCCTGATCGTGACCTATGCGCTGCTCGGCTGCTGCTGGCTCGTCGCGAAGACGGAAGGCGACCTGCAGCGGCGCCTGCATCGCGTCGTGTGGCCGCTGACGGTCGTGCTGCTCGGCTTCATCGCGGTCGTCAGCCTGTGGACGCCGCTGCAGGATCCGGCCATCGCGCAGCGCTGGTTCGACTCGGGGCTGTTCTGGCGCCTGCTGCCGGTGCCGTTCCTGGTCGCCGGCTGCGCGGTATGGATGCGCCGCGCGGTGCGCGCCCGGCACGACATGACCCCGTTCGTGCTCGCGCTGGCGCTCGTGCTGCTCGGCTACGTCGGCCTGCTCGTCACGCTGTTCCCGTATGCGATTCCCCAGACGATGACGATCTGGGAAGCCGCGGCGCCGCGTTCGAGCCAGACCTTCACGCTGGTCGGCGCAGCGGTTATCCTCCCGATCATCATCGCCTACACGACGATGGGTTACTGGGTATTCCGAGGCAAGGTGCGCCATGAAGACCAGCATTACTACCACCACTGA
- a CDS encoding cytochrome ubiquinol oxidase subunit I, giving the protein MDTALSALDLARLQFAFTVSFHIVFPALSIGLASFIAVLEYRWLKTGKQYYKTLCLFWSKIFAVAFGMGVVSGVVMSYQFGTNWSGFSSFAGAVTGPLLMYEVMTAFFLEAGFLGIMLFGWNRVSPRAHFGATLMVAIGTLISTFWILASNSWMQTPQGFEIVDGRVVPTDWFAIIFNPSFPYRLFHMAIAAFIVAALVVAATGAWHLLKGRRDKGVKKMFSMALWLLLVLAPLQAVIGDQHGINTLKHQPAKIAAIEGLWETEKGGTPLNLFGIPDMQAETTRYAVKVPHLGSLILTHSWDGEIRGLKEFPPEDRPNSTVVFWSFRIMVGLGFAMIGLAALAWFLRRRGRLYESKWFQRFALVMGPTGFVSLLAGWVTTEAGRQPWVVYGVMRTAHAVSPLSVQQVSLSMMTFVIVYFLVFGTGVYYMLKLMKAGPALPDVKHDDTPDTRPDHTARRPMSAVDEPLETV; this is encoded by the coding sequence ATGGACACCGCTCTTTCGGCCCTCGATCTGGCCCGCCTGCAATTCGCGTTCACCGTCTCCTTTCACATCGTCTTTCCGGCGCTGAGCATCGGCCTCGCCAGCTTCATCGCCGTGCTCGAATATCGCTGGCTGAAAACCGGCAAGCAGTACTACAAAACCCTCTGCCTGTTCTGGTCGAAGATCTTCGCGGTCGCGTTCGGGATGGGCGTCGTCTCCGGCGTCGTGATGAGCTACCAGTTCGGCACGAACTGGTCGGGCTTCTCGAGCTTCGCCGGCGCCGTCACCGGCCCGCTGCTGATGTACGAGGTCATGACCGCGTTCTTCCTCGAGGCCGGCTTCCTCGGCATCATGCTGTTCGGCTGGAATCGCGTGAGCCCGCGCGCGCACTTCGGCGCGACGCTGATGGTCGCGATCGGCACGCTGATCTCGACGTTCTGGATTCTCGCGTCGAACAGCTGGATGCAGACGCCGCAGGGCTTCGAGATCGTCGACGGCCGCGTCGTGCCGACCGACTGGTTCGCGATCATCTTCAACCCGTCGTTCCCGTACCGCCTGTTCCACATGGCGATCGCCGCATTCATCGTCGCCGCGCTCGTGGTGGCCGCGACCGGCGCGTGGCACCTGCTGAAGGGCCGCCGCGACAAGGGCGTGAAGAAGATGTTCTCGATGGCGCTGTGGCTGCTGCTGGTGCTCGCGCCGCTGCAGGCCGTGATCGGCGACCAGCACGGCATCAACACGCTGAAGCACCAGCCGGCGAAGATCGCCGCGATCGAAGGGCTGTGGGAAACCGAGAAGGGCGGCACGCCGCTCAACCTGTTCGGCATCCCTGACATGCAGGCGGAAACGACCCGCTACGCGGTGAAGGTGCCGCACCTCGGCAGCCTGATCCTCACGCACAGCTGGGACGGCGAGATCCGCGGCCTGAAGGAATTCCCGCCGGAAGACCGCCCGAATTCGACGGTCGTGTTCTGGAGCTTCCGGATCATGGTCGGCCTCGGCTTCGCGATGATCGGCCTCGCCGCGCTCGCGTGGTTCCTGCGCCGCCGCGGCCGCCTGTATGAATCGAAGTGGTTCCAGCGCTTCGCGCTCGTGATGGGCCCGACCGGCTTCGTGTCGCTGCTCGCGGGCTGGGTGACGACCGAAGCAGGCCGCCAGCCGTGGGTCGTGTATGGCGTGATGCGCACCGCGCATGCGGTATCGCCGCTGTCGGTGCAGCAGGTCAGCCTGTCGATGATGACGTTCGTGATCGTGTACTTCCTCGTGTTCGGCACCGGCGTGTACTACATGCTGAAGCTGATGAAGGCCGGCCCCGCGCTGCCCGACGTGAAGCACGACGACACCCCGGACACGCGCCCCGACCACACCGCGCGCCGCCCGATGTCGGCCGTCGACGAGCCGCTCGAGACCGTCTGA
- the ltaE gene encoding low-specificity L-threonine aldolase, with product MIDLRSDTVTRPSQAMLAAMTAAETGDDVWGDDPTVLRLQAVTAERAGKEAGLFFPSGTQSNLAALMAHCERGDEYIVGQLAHTYKYEGGGAAVLGSIQPQPIENAPDGTLPLAKIAAAIKPLDNHFARTRLLALENTIGGQVLPEGYVQEATTFARSRGLSLHLDGARVCNAAVASGRSIAELSAPFDSVSICFSKGLGAPVGSVLVGNRALIERAQRWRKVLGGGMRQSGILAAACLYALDHNVERLADDHANAAHLAEGLARIDTVKVLSHATNMVFAQFPEADCAPLEAWLKERGILTQMLYASRFVTHCDVSRADIDTFIDAVGAYFAQRRA from the coding sequence ATGATCGATTTACGCAGCGATACCGTGACACGTCCGAGCCAGGCAATGCTGGCCGCGATGACTGCCGCCGAAACCGGCGACGACGTATGGGGTGACGACCCGACCGTGCTGCGCCTGCAGGCGGTGACGGCAGAGCGGGCCGGCAAGGAAGCCGGCCTGTTCTTCCCGAGCGGCACGCAGAGCAACCTGGCCGCGCTGATGGCCCATTGCGAGCGCGGCGACGAGTACATCGTCGGCCAGCTCGCGCACACCTACAAGTACGAAGGCGGCGGCGCGGCCGTGCTCGGCAGCATCCAGCCGCAGCCGATCGAGAACGCACCGGACGGCACGCTGCCGCTCGCGAAGATCGCCGCGGCGATCAAGCCGCTCGACAACCACTTCGCCCGCACACGCCTGCTCGCGCTCGAAAACACGATCGGCGGCCAGGTGCTGCCGGAAGGCTATGTGCAGGAAGCCACCACGTTCGCGCGCAGCCGCGGGTTGTCGCTGCACCTCGACGGCGCACGCGTGTGCAACGCGGCCGTTGCGTCGGGGCGTTCGATCGCCGAGCTTTCCGCGCCGTTCGACAGCGTGTCGATCTGCTTCTCGAAAGGGCTCGGCGCACCGGTCGGCTCGGTGCTGGTCGGCAACCGTGCGCTGATCGAGCGCGCGCAGCGCTGGCGCAAGGTGCTCGGCGGCGGGATGCGGCAGTCGGGCATTCTCGCGGCCGCCTGCCTGTATGCGCTCGACCACAATGTCGAGCGGCTCGCGGACGATCACGCGAATGCCGCGCATCTCGCCGAAGGCCTCGCACGCATCGACACCGTGAAGGTGCTGTCGCACGCGACGAACATGGTGTTCGCGCAATTCCCCGAAGCCGATTGCGCGCCGCTCGAGGCGTGGCTCAAGGAACGCGGGATCCTCACGCAGATGCTGTACGCGTCGCGTTTCGTCACGCACTGCGACGTGTCGCGTGCGGACATCGATACGTTCATCGATGCGGTCGGTGCGTATTTCGCGCAACGCCGCGCGTAA